The Osmerus eperlanus chromosome 12, fOsmEpe2.1, whole genome shotgun sequence genome has a segment encoding these proteins:
- the usp54b gene encoding inactive ubiquitin carboxyl-terminal hydrolase 54 isoform X4 — MSLRLAISLFITQEDTGQGPAGRNPRVLWHLDIFRRSFRQLTTHKCMEDSCIFCALKSIFAQFQFSSERVLPSDALRSALAKTFQDEQRFQLGIMDDAAECFENLLMRLHFHISAESREDICTAKHCIPHQKFAMTLFEQCVCNSCGASSDPLPFIQMVHYISTTSLCSNQAVRMLECRDKPTPDMFGELLRNASNMGDLRNCPSNCGEVLRIRRVLMNSPEIVSIGLVWDSDHSDLAEDVIHSLGTCLRLGDLFYRVTEERARQAELYLVGMVCYYGKHYSTFFFQTKIRKWMYFDDAHVKEIGPKWKDVVSRCIKGHYQPLLLLYADPRGTPVVWQDSPSNPHLDLQHCSRGYDSEDSGREPSISSDTRTDSSTDSSSHRTSRTRALHQSTGSHLSNESQSTVVCSHDNTTPSHSADATELLVEGPLRPPTPLSCKSTRRQRCSSSPPRRPLSSSTSSSRPFSSSTSSSRPFSSSTSSSRPLSSSSSGIGGCEGVLAGPHWEDESTSSESKSSSSGGRCYRPAWRPRREALNIDSIFTHQRGSPLGYSTMPPPPPPQDPGTLPTAPNLQEATEGAGLEAGEVVVEGGALALLGNGTVRPPPPPPPPPPLRGVEHQPPLIQRMESGYESSERNSSSPDRELGQKRVLMSGPSWRSVPKSKSSGAILQELPSPNWGSRAQPGSSRSELDELQEEVARRARQQEQQRLREAEREVAMGFNPKPSKYMDLDQLQHQAVLRPLHEANTHSGLAVAACMRSTGGPIKRRQEQEMERETGRTRPQGPRSEQPGSVQVLLTPNQEEEEDQAANQEAALGPRPRPPPYQPPPPHLPFTPASGPASWGEEEGDGLLLGAGESGRGEDGEGGVEERTSEGGEAGIRLCEWLQVGGVSVRPLGKHLAISLPSLPLRLWDTHTLSEPQETHGQPSHTGKPPGTHSECSHTHTTPPPPPPLPRPPCSPAPRHWPSRRAATHTATCHWSSWSLDRPDAVVALYDTPPDRSALTMPSASTPNYNSQDSPRQLQEPCGSEKAELSELDSLYQASLRAGRTVCSPAERLLQRQASQARSQTPNADVERRVYTTNRTSTCYSRPMTMHGQCLGAESNDNNLRQISRSSSGTIVSGHRNRLTATRSFELSNGAGSFWLCLTGVKLSSD, encoded by the exons GAAAACCTCCTGATGCGTCTTCACTTCCACATCagtgcagagagcagagaggacatCTGCACTGCCAAACACTGCATACCCCACCAGAAGTTTGCCATGACGCTGTTTGAGCAG tgtgtgtgcaaCAGCTGCGGAGCATCATCAGACCCTCTGCCCTTCATTCAGATGGTGCACTATATCTCCACGACGTCCCT ctGCAGTAACCAGGCGGTCAGGATGCTGGAGTGCAGGGATAAACCCACACCAGATATGTTTGGGGAACTGCTTCGCAACGCCAGCAACATGGGAGACCTACGGAACTGTCCT AGTAACTGTGGGGAGGTGCTGCGTATCCGCCGTGTGCTGATGAACTCTCCGGAGATCGTGAGCATCGGCCTGGTGTGGGACTCTGACCACTCTGACCTGGCCGAGGACGTCATCCACAGCCTGGGAACCTGCCTGCGCCTGGGGGAT ctgTTCTACCGTGTGACGGAGGAGCGGGCGCGCCAGGCGGAGCTCTACCTGGTGGGCATGGTgtgctactacggcaaacactACTCCACCTTCTTCTTCCAGACCAAGATACGCAAGTGGATGTACTTTGACGACGCACACGTCAAAGAG ATCGGTCCTAAGTGGAAGGACGTGGTTTCTCGCTGTATAAAAGGTCACTACcagcctctgctgctgctgtatgCTGACCCCCGGGGGACGCCGGTGGTATGGCAGGACAgcccctccaacccccacctGGACCTGCAGCACTGCAGCCGAGGCTACGACAGCGAGGACTCTG gcagGGAGCCGTCCATCTCCAGTGACACCAGGACAGACTCATCCACAGACAGTTCCAGCCACCGCACCAGCCGCACCCGAGCCCTGCACCAGTCCACAGGCAGCCACCTCTCAAACGAATCCCAGAGCACCGTGGTGTGTAGCCACGACAacaccaccccctcacacagcgcTGACGCCACAG agttaCTAGTGGAGGGTCCActgcgcccccccacccccctctcctgcaaGAGTACAAGGAGACAGCggtgttcctcctctcctccccgccgccccctctcctcctccacctcctcctctcgccccttctcctcctccacctcctcctctcgccccttctcctcctccacctcctcctctcgccccctctcctcctcctcctcgggcatcggggggtgtgagggagttCTGGCAGGACCTCACTGGGAGGACGAGAGCACAAGCAGTGAGAGCAAGTCCAG CTCCTCCGGGGGCCGGTGTTACCGGCCAGCGTGGAGACCCAGGAGGGAGGCCCTGAACATTGACAGCATCTTCACCCACCAGAGGGGCTCTCCTCTGGGCTACAGCACCATgcctccgccccctccaccccaggaCCCCGGGACCCTGCCCACAGCCCCCAACCTGCAGGAGGCAACAGAAGGGGCGGGGCTGGAGGCGGGGGAAGTTGTGGTTGAGGGGGGGGCGCTGGCATTGCTTGGCAACGGGACAGTGaggcccccgccccctcctccccccccgcctcccctgagaggggtggagcatcagccccctc TGATTCAGCGGATGGAGAGCGGCTACGAGAGCAGTGAGAGGAACAGCAGCAGCCCGGacag agagttGGGACAGAAGAGAGTATTGATGTCAGGCCCATCATGGAGATCTGTGCCCAAGTCCAAGAGCAGCGGTGCTATCTTGCAAGAACTGCCATCACCCAACTGGGGTAGCAGAGCCcaaccag gctccaGCCGCAGTGAGCTGGAcgagctgcaggaggaggtggcgaGGAGGGCTCGTCAGCAGGAACagcagaggctgagggaggctgagagggaggtggCCATGGGCTTCAACCCCAAACCCAGCAAGTACATGGACCTGGACCAGCTCCAACACCAGG CTGTGCTCAGACCCCTGCATGAGGCTAACACTCATAGCGGATTGGCTGTAGCTGCGTGCATGAGGAGCACGGGTGGCCCAATCAAACGCAGGCAGGAACAGGAAATGGAACGGGAGACAGGAAGGACCCGCCCACAGGGGCCTCGCAG TGAACAGCCTGGCTCGGTCCAAGTATTGCTGACGCCCaatcaggaggaagaggaggaccaggCAGCCAACCAGGAAGCTGCTCTGGGCCCCAGACCCCGTCCTCCACCctaccaacccccccctccccacctccccttcaCTCCCGCCAGCGGCCCCGCTtcctggggtgaggaggagggagatggcctTCTCTTGGGTGcgggggagagcgggaggggtgaggatggggaaggtggagtggaggagaggacgagtgagggaggagaagcGGGGATAAGGCTGTGTGAGTGGCTGCAGGTAGGCGGGGTGAGTGTACGACCCCTGGGGAAACATCTGGCCATCTCCCTGCCCTCATTACCACTACGTCTCTGGGACACACATACGCTGTCTGAGCCCCAGGAAACACACggtcagccctcacacacagggaaaccACCGGGAACACACTCAGAGtgttcacacacccacaccacaccccctcctcccccccccctcccccggccgcCCTGCTCCCCTGCCCCGCGCCATTGGCCCAGCCGGAGAGCGGCCACTCACACCGCCACGTGTCATTGGTCCTCCTGGAGCCTGGACCGGCCGGATGCAGTGGTAGCCCTGTACGACACACCTCCTGACCGCTCTGCTCTCACCATGCCTAGCGCCTCAACCCcgaactacaactcccaggatTCCCCACGGCAGCTCCAGGAGCCCTGTGGTTCTGAGAAGGCAGAGCTGTCTGAGCTGGACTCGCTGTACCAGGCTAGCTTACGAGCAGGAAGAACag TGTGTAGTCCAGCAGAGCGCCTCCTGCAACGCCAAGCATCCCAGGCTCGCTCTCAGACCCCCAACGCtgatgtggagaggagggtgtacACCACCAACCGTACCAGCACCTGCTACAGCCGG CCAATGACGATGCACGGTCAGTGTTTGGGGGCGGAGTCGAATGATAATAATCTGCGTCAGATTAGTCGCAGTTCAAGCGGCACTATTGTCAGCGGCCACCGCAACCGCCTGACGGCTACACGCAGCTTC GAGCTGTCCAATGGCGCGGGGAGTTTCTGGCTGTGTCTGACAGGGGTCAAGCTCTCCTCGGACTAG